One stretch of Brachyhypopomus gauderio isolate BG-103 chromosome 10, BGAUD_0.2, whole genome shotgun sequence DNA includes these proteins:
- the rabgap1 gene encoding rab GTPase-activating protein 1 isoform X7 encodes MREQQEQQEAPIERYERENRRLQEANMRLEQENDDLAHELVSSKISLRKDLDNAEEKADALNKELLITKQKLIDSEDEKRRLEEESAKLKEMCRRELDKSESEIKKNGSIIGEYKQICSQLSERLEKQQTANKGELEKIRLQVEACETCSVLFSKEGRLKALSTPKEGSEEEADEERETLQAQLREMELELAQTKLQLVEAECKIQDLEHHLGLALGEVQAAKKTWFNRTLSSIKTVTGAQGKETT; translated from the exons ATATGAG AGGGAGAACCGCCGCCTGCAGGAAGCCAATATGCGTTTGGAGCAGGAGAATGATGACCTGGCCCACGAGCTGGTCAGCAGTAAGATATCCCTCAGAAAAGATCTGGACAAC GCAGAAGAGAAGGCAGATGCCCTGAACAAGGAGCTCCTCATCACAAAACAGAAACTAATCGACTCTGAAGATGAGAAGAGGCGATTGGAAGAAGAGTCTGCCAAG CTGAAGGAGATGTGTCGACGAGAGCTAGACAAATCGGAATCTGAGATCAAAAAGAACGGCTCAATCATTGGAGAATATAAACAG ATCTGTTCCCAACTGAGTGAGCGACTTGAGAAACAACAGACAGCTAACAAAGGAGAGCTGGAAAAGATTCGC CTGCAGGTGGAGGCCTGTGAGACATGCAGTGTGCTGTTCAGTAAAGAGGGCCGTCTGAAGGCCCTGAGCACTCCTAAGgagggcagtgaggaggaggccgatgaggagagagagacactgcaGGCTCAGCTCAGGGAGATGGAGCTGGAACTCGCACAGACCAAACTACAGCTGGTGGAGGCTGAGTGCAAAATCCAG GATCTAGAGCATCATCTGGGTCTGGCACTCGGTGAAGTACAAGCAGCCAAGAAGACCTGGTTCAACCGAACTCTGAGCTCGATCAAAACAGTAACAGGGGCGCAGGGCAAGGAGACCACCTAA